GGCAACAATTACCAACTTCTTCACCTCGCTTGGCCCTAGCAAGATCGATAAGCTTGAAGGGGTCTGTTGCGACATGTGGGAGCCGTATACCCAGGTCATTCAAGACAAGGCCCCGAAAGCGACGATGGTCTTCGACAAATTCCACATTGTCCGGCATCTCAATGAAGCCGTTGACCAGGTCCGTAGAGACGAGATCCGGGAGAAGGGCCAAAAGCACAAGGATCTGGTTAAAGACACCCGATATATCTGGCTCAAGAACCCGTGGAACCTGACTGACAAGCAGGCATCTCGGTTGAGTGCACTGGAAAAACTCAATCTCAAAATCAACAGGGCGTATTTACTCAAGGAATCATTTCGCCAGTTCTGGTCGTATGAGTGCAGGACTTCAGCCAAAGATTTCCTCGACAAGTGGTTCTGGTGGGCGACGCATTCCAGGCTGAAGCCAATGCGAAATTTTGCTTGGATGCTGCGCCGCAAAGAAGAAAATATTCTCAGTTATTTCGACATGCCCATCAGCAATGGCTCGGTGGAAGGCCTCAACAATAAGGCTAAAGTCATTAGTCACAGAGCATACGGGTTCAGGTCGGCCAAGAACTACATCCGGAATCTGTACCATTGCATGGGCGGGCTACCTGAACCCCAAATTATGCACAGATTTGTGTGAGGAACCCAAAAACCCCAAAGCAGCAGAATACCGCGAGGCGGAACCTTCGCCGACTGGCCCAACAACACGAAATGCAAATTTCGTCTGTCCCTTTATTCCACATTGATATATAAACACGCTGCTTTATAATT
The sequence above is drawn from the Desulfohalobium retbaense DSM 5692 genome and encodes:
- a CDS encoding ISL3 family transposase, whose amino-acid sequence is MLVSQLTKLTLDIQGFRVGRVQGDTSGITVDIAPDRRHLLFCSRCGSAAKYRDTLTSRYFRHVPLWGIPVWLRYSPRRVRCGHCGVKVEYFPWSTGKHRFTTAFAHFLASWARLLPWKHVAQLFGCSWGTVAAAVDQIVEYGLAHQDLSNLTHIGIDEISREKGQVYLTNVYDLNTSRLVWSGEKRTKATITNFFTSLGPSKIDKLEGVCCDMWEPYTQVIQDKAPKATMVFDKFHIVRHLNEAVDQVRRDEIREKGQKHKDLVKDTRYIWLKNPWNLTDKQASRLSALEKLNLKINRAYLLKESFRQFWSYECRTSAKDFLDKWFWWATHSRLKPMRNFAWMLRRKEENILSYFDMPISNGSVEGLNNKAKVISHRAYGFRSAKNYIRNLYHCMGGLPEPQIMHRFV